The Miscanthus floridulus cultivar M001 chromosome 6, ASM1932011v1, whole genome shotgun sequence genomic interval tgactacaagatttgcttgaaattctacccccttatgctgagactagcagctaagcatatccactctactttcattaccccaccaggtgagcttactaacatgtgtttcttcataacacttactggaataccatgcttctttataaatgtatatgttatgaaggaatgcgaagcaccagaatcaaaaagtactgtagctgagtttgagttgaccgaaaatgtaccgatcaccacatctggtGCNNNNNNNNNNNNNNNNNNNNNNNNNNNNNNNNNNNNNNNNNNNNNNNNNNNNNNNNNNNNNNNNNNNNNNNNNNNNNNNNNNNNNNNNNNNNNNNNNNNNCCAACAATCATAAAGGAAACTCCTAAATTCATCCTTGACAACATCATCCTTAAGATTACGCACAATGTTCTGCTCAATATGCCATATGCAGAGCCTATGCGATGAATTCGGCTAGACCAGCCTGATTGCTCTCTGCATAGCAAGGTCTCCATCAGTGATCACGGAGATCGGATGCTTCTGAATCATGGCCTCGGAAAATGTACTCAGCAACCACACATATGACTCAATATTCTCATGAGAAATAATTCCACATCCAAAAATAACTGTGCTTCGATGGTGATTCACCCCAACAAAAGGAACAAGGGGTAGGTTGTACCGATTAGTTTTGTACGTGCTATCAAATACAACGACATCACCAAATGCTTCATAATCAAGCAGACATTGACTATCACACCAGAATAGTCCCTTCAGGTGTCCTTCCCCATCAACCATGTACTTGAAAAGGAAATCAGAATCTCTGCGCTGAAGTTCCGTCAGGTAACTGATGACAGTTTGAGCGTCACCGACAGCAATTGTCTCCGCCTTATAGCGATGGCAGAAATTATACAAGTCCCTTGTTGTACACCCAACCTTATCATACCCACCATACTGCATTTCCAAAATATCCATTATCTTATGTTTGCGGATCCCAGAACTCTCCATCTCCACAATCTCAGCTTTCTGCTCATCGCTGATTCTTCTATGTGAACGTAGCAGACAAGTAAGCTCTGCTGGCGCCATCggatggttgtgttcatcgatgaaatCCTTCACATACCAGTGCCCTGTGATCTGATCTCGTGCAATCACAAATTTAGCAAGGCATCCAACACGGGTAATATTCCGCGGCTTTCGCTTCTTAATCGCCCTCTTCAGCTGTTTCTCTTCACGAAAACCTTGACGACTGCAAACGAACTTCCGAAGAGTCATCTCATTGTGGCTATTGTCCCACTCACAATAGCTTCTCCTCACACTAAATCCTTTCTCAAAACCGTAGTTGTTATAGAACTGGAATCCTTCTTCTTCATTAGCAAACAACTTCTTGACAATTTCATTGTACTCCAGCAAAGACTCAAGATCTGACATTTCCTCCTGTATAGATGCTTGTATGTTATGCAACAGGGAACAGTAAATTCCAACAAGAAAATAGATGTGCAAAAGAATTTTTGTGATCATGCTGTAATAGTCCTGAAAACAATTTTTATGAACTACAGTCAGGCGCTAAGTTACACAAGCCAAGCACTAAGTCAGAACCTATCAGGCTTAAGGAAAAAGAGTCCAATTCGCAAGATAAGTAATACATTCAGTTACTACTTGGAGGATAATTGGAAATGCCTATGGATACTTGCATTATGGATTGGAATAATGGCCGGACTGTTCACTTGGAAGTTCATGCAGTATCGCAACAGGTATGTCTTTAATGTGATGGGCTACTGCATGACCACTGCAAAAGGCGCTGCTGAAACCCTGAAGCTAAACATGGCAATTATCCTCCTCCCAGTATGCCGTAACACCATTACTTGGTTGAGAAATACAAGGGCTGCACGGGCATTACCATTTGATGATAATATAAACTTCCACAAGGTTAGTCATTAGTTTGTCAGTGCCTCTTTTTATCCTGCCAATATAGTTTCAGAGTTTCATGTTAATGAGTTAATTTGTACCTAAATCAGTTAATTTAGGACTGAAAGGAAGTAAATGGGCATTTGCATCATCTGTTCATGTTGATGCAGGATATTCAACTTTATTTTCAAGTGCTTAAacttatttttctaaaaaaaagatcATGTACTTAGTGAGTCTGAATATAGGTGTTTTTTTAGCAgaaaatacagcaggggaggcccccaCTGTAGAAGTCTGAATATAGGTGTTTGCCCTTCTTGTACCTTTTATTCTATGTGTGTACTTATTGTACCAATTCATTGTGAGCCAAATAAATTTATTCAgtttatctaaaaaaaaatatGTTCAGTTACTCATGTCCAGTGGGATGCTTAATTCTGTAACAGTTTATTTTTGAATTATATGCAGAGCATAACAATTACGCAAAACACAAAATGTATTCTGGTTGATGAAGTGATCCATCCTCTCTGTACAGAAACACATCTAGtatttcctcttttttttttttttgccttcaaTGATAAAATATGCTTGCTCATCTCCAACTACCAAAGAATAGCTTTATCATAGTAGAAGATGGCCTATACTTAGTGGCTACAGGGATTTGAATTACATGGAAAGCTACTCACTAGATGCATCATATGAAATATGAGACTTTGACTAAGAAAACTAATAAAATaatttgttttgttgttttaaTGGGCAGACTATTGCAGCAGCAATCGTTGTTGGTATAATCCTCCATGCAGGGAACCACCTTGTGTGTGATTTTCCACGGCTTATACATTCATCAAATGAGAAGTATGCTCCTCTGGGCCAAGATTACAAATATAAGACATGGATTCAGCACTAGACAGTAGACAGGAGCCCAAAAGATGCAAGCATAATACAGAAGCATTCGATCACGAGGCGACCACGACACGTGCTAGGGCGAATGAGGAGCAACGGATGCGCGCACCTTCAAATCGATCGTGTCCGGTGAGAGCACGATCGAGCCGAGCGGGCCGGCGACGACGAGGTTCGGCCGAACTGAACCGAGGCGGAGCGCGGCAGGGGCGTGCTCCGATCGATCCCGAACGACGCCGCGCTAAGGGATGGCGTCCCCGAAGCaatggcgagggcgagggcgaggtggcggcggcggctaggtCTTGTGCGCAGCCTCGCGTccttgccggcggcggcggcggcgtacaGCGAGAGGAAGTTGTGCTCGTGCGTCGCCGCCTTGTAGTCGTGGAGCAGGAGAGGAgcgtccttggcggcggcggtgcgcgtGGGCGAGGGGTGCcggggggaggagggaggagcgacCGGTGGTGGCGAGGGcaggccggtggcggcggcgccgcgcGATGGCGAGGTGCCGAGGGCTGGGAAGCCTCGCGTCCACGGAACTGCTTGGGCGAGGCGAGCCGCGTGCGGGTTCGGTCGCGCATAGGGAGGGGTAGCGGGGAGAGGGAGCCGCAATTACCGTATTAACCTTCCACTCATAAAATTAATTAGCGCTAATTAATTGCTTAGGAACTAAGAGGAAGCAAGAAGTACCCCCAACCACTGTAAAAGAGCTCTTAGAAATTCTGTTCCTAAAAAAATAgaaattctgttttttttttgcgacACTTGTTAAAAACAGTCTTATGGAAGTGTCCATCAGTGATCTACAGTGCTCGCAGAAAAACTAGTGGTATCGTCTGCAGTGAGAGTAAGCCGACAATCTCCCTTTCAAAAGAAAGGGGCACGCCTCTGTCATCTTCCCCTCCTCTTCAAATCCGTCCAAATCGTGCAGCTACAGATCTGTTCCATGTGGTAGTATGGTACTCCGGTACCAGTATCATACAACCATGACACTGTACAGCCACCCTAGAAAAAGTGCTCTTGAGAGTATCCATGTGCGCTTGCCAGCTCCGTCCGTATCCGTTCCTGCTGCTTCGCGCCCGTTGGCATGGCTTAAAGtcgtcaacgaataatatttttctctcacagcaaattaGTATTTTTAGCCATAGCTTCAGCCAAGCAAATAGGGCATCGGTCGAGTGCTGACATGATGACTGTACCTGATGGATAAAGACGCGTAGTAGTATTCCGGAGGTATAGCATGCCAGTCAATGGTCATGGATGCAGTACACCGTACGCCTGTACGCTCAGTCGCCTACATCCTCATGCTGCTCGCCACGCCATTTCTCCACCGTGATAATGGcagcttcctcttcttcatccacACTCTGCTCTTCCATCCAGTGACTGGGTTTCTCCCAAGTTGTGCGAGCCACGGCAAGATGAGCACCGGCTGTATCAGTAGCAAATGTACAAAAGAGCTAGTAGCCATGCTGCGTGCTTCAGATTGGCCTTACCATTGTGTTTCTGGTAGTGCTACATCTAGATCTAGACTCGGGAGCACGTCTGGAATACGggatttttgttttttgttttttgcccgGACTCGCAGGAACGGAATTTATCTGCTAAAGTTACTATGTTCCGAACATGTCCCACGTCGCTGCATTGAGAAAATTTTGCGCCCATAGTGGTAGACCAAGAGATGAGTGCAATGTAATGACGCATGTAGTCATGTAGATCAAGTACATACAATTACATACTTCGAAGCACAAGCGTGCGACCCACCGTGTCGTCTTCTTCCTATGTTCGGTTCTTCAATGCCCCACAGCCTTAGAACCAAGGAGGAGGGGGCCTCAAGAGGCGGTCGgaccggcggtggcggcgggttgAGGGACGGCGAGTGAGGCGGCGGGGGGACAACCGGATGGTCGGAGTCGGTAGTAGCGACGAGATGCTCGAGCTCTCATTCTTCGGCTAGGGTTAGTGATGACGGGATAGAGCGATGGGGCGGGCGGTGGGCAGCGGGGAAGCCGctggtcgggggggggggggggggggttaaggGGAGTGCGCTGGTGTAGTTCAAGAAAGAAGAACAATCTCGCTCTTTCTAAAACGGGCGACCAGTCATGGCATAATACACTCCAAACATATAACCGAGATCAGTACATGGATTCGACTCAAGAATCTAGGGCACATTTGGTTGGTGGCGCAGTTTGCCACACCAAATCTTCGATAAATTGTGGCTGCCACAAAAAGTTTGACGAGTAAAAGCCACGATTGTGACAAAGTTTAGCAAGAAAATGAGTCCACGACGTGTGAGACAAGATGCTAAGAAAAGTGTGACACGTCATAGTTACGATAGTGAATCAAACAGTTACGAGAAAAACTATGACATGAATAACCTGTGGCATGGTAAATTGTGGTTAGGGACCAAAAGGCCCAGTCGGAACAGTTTATGCAAAGCATGGAACCATGCGTGTGAGCTGTTTGATGGAAGCAGAAACGTGTCTACTAGAGGCCAAACGCCAGAATGCAAGAGCCGCCAGACAGCGCCCACAAGCGGACGGCAAATAAAGGCCATAATCTGTTTCCTGACAAGGCCAGACAGCTTCCATGTTCCATCCAAACGAAGCTCATAGTCTTGATGAAAAAGTAAACCAAACAGGAGAACTGGTTAACCCACGAGAATCAGAGAGGCAAGCCAAGAAAAGCTGAATTCAGAACTTCACGAGTATACGTATGTAGTACTATCAATTATCGACAGGTACCAATGTACGTAGGAGTACCATTGTACTAGAGAAATCCAGATTTTAGCTGCCAAGTTTCCAATAAAACCTTACTGTACCACACAAGCTGGAACAACAGTGAAAGCAACATCCTGGATCTGGAACAGGAGTAAAAGACAAATTCACAACCAGGAAGAAAGACAAAGGGAGCAAAAGGCCTCACCGTCAAAACTTTGGAAGTGGCTAATCTAGGAAAATGGATGATAATTGCTAAAAAGTCGTCATGAGTAGTAAAGTTCTGTTTGCCTTTGCTGTTCTAGTTTCTGGGCCCTACATAAACACATCAGCCTTTTGAAAATCCTCAGTAGTAAGTACGGCTATTTAAGTGGACCCAATTAGAGTACTCCCAAGCCTACAAGCAAGAAGCAACTTGAAACCGTACCGCTATGGGCTATGGCTATGtattgaggccttgtttagtttcctgACGCAGTTTCCAGACGTAAAGTCACGTGGTGTTACGTtagaatactaataaaaaaaagttACAAAATCTGTCGGTAAATAggaagacaaatttattaagtctaattaatctattattagcatatttgttattgtagcactttattattaatcatggatcaattaggtttaaaaaatttgtctcgtaaaATAGTCgcaatctgtacaattagttattttttagtctatatttaatactctatatatatagAATATTCGATGAGATACGACTGTAAATTTTTGGAGGAACTAAACGAGTCCTAACTAGCCAACAGATGTACAATATGCGACAAATAAATGGTGCGGCGCAATTGAATGCGTACAAAAACAGATTGTTTCCTGACATTACTGCCTGCGAAGAAAAATCAACCACAACCCTAGTACTCCAGTAAGTAAACATCTAGTACTGCATAGTGAATTTGGTTTCAGTATGATAATAATAATGTGCTTGAAAAAACATCACTTTGGATCGTCACTGTGTGAACAAAACAAGTTCAATTCTCGATTAGGAACAAAATAGCAGTCTGGATCAAATTCTTTCCATCAGTGCATGAACCTTAAATTCACGAATTTCATTTAGCATGAACATATGTAGAAATTGATTTTTAATCGTGATATTTATTCCGAGGCTCACAGAGTAACATCAATAACAAAATTATGACTCTGTAAAGGGTAACTTATATGTTAAATTTAAATCAATTAGACATCGAGTAATATGTATAGGACAGAGAATAAGGTGGTGTTAGGTTGCCTCTCCGAAATTTTAGTCGCTATcctatcgaatgtttagacacgtgtatgaagtattaaatatagattaattacgaaactaattacatagtttacgactaatttgcaagacgaatcttttaaacctaattagtccatgatttgacaatgtggtgctacagtaacatgtgctaatgacattaattaagcttaaaaatcgTCTCGGAATACTGACGGattatataatttgtttttttattagtatcaaacacCCCATGCAATATTCTTTTGACACACCTTCTAAATTGATCCAAACACCCCATGCAATATTCTCTCGACAGACCTCCTAAATTGATCCATACACCACCTAACATGTTCACATGCCAACGAAGATAGCAGACAAATCAACATTCGTTTAGCTCATGAGCATTGATGTTCCAGCTCACCAACCATCCGGAGCTAGAAATCTCCTGTACCCAGATAATTTTTTTGGGCTTAATTAGCTTGCGTAGTACATGACATACAAAAACTCTACACAAAATGCAAAATGCAGCTTTATGGGATTAGGTGGGTTGGGATTAAAAAATATACTACAGTTACGGATGCCGTTCGTTGACACTGGGACACCAATTCTCAGCAATCCATCTAGCCATAGTTTCAATagcaggcctcgtttagatgctgaaaaaatttcaaacccgatgaatagtaccactctcgtcttatttgataaatattgtccaatcgtggaccaactaggctcaaaagattcatctcgtgatttctaattaaactgtgtaattagttattttttttacctacatttaatactccatgcaagcggctaaaaattaatgtgatgaaaagagagtgaaaaaacttagaattttggtggcatctaaacaaggccatagaGTATAAATCACCAGAAGATACTCACAGAAACGGGCAATGTGTATTTACACTATCCCTTGCTCCACCTTTTACTTCTACGTTACAAAATCTAATCGAGGTAGTTGTGATTTCAATCCAAACAATTTTGTAGATATCCTAAAAGCAACCCCGGACTCAACTAGTGAAGCAACCCATAACTTCCTTTCCTCCAACGCAATAAAAAagtgaaaaaaagaagaagagcacTGTGTTGCACCAGTCACCAGTGTGGCCGTGTCCATCACCTGCGGCGCCTCCGGTCGGCGGCGTACTGCGAGAGCGGGACGAGCTCGGAGAGCGGCGTGGCGAGCGGCGTGGCATTGGGCGTCGGGATGGGAGAGGACCTGCAGACGGGGCACGACGCGCTCCGGCGCAGCCAGGCGTCGAGGCAGGCGACGTGGAAGCCGTGCCTGCACTCGGGCATCACGCGCAGCATCTCGCCGTCCCTGTACTCGCTGAGGCAGATGGAGCAcatggcgtcggcgtcggcggcggccctGCTGCTGGAGAAGGCGACCTTGGGGTAGGAtgcgatggcggcggcgtcgaGCCCGACGGGGGAGCAGGCCaccgcggcggaggcggaggagtaggcggcgtcgtcgtcgggggacTCGGACCCTTCCGCGACGAAGAGCACGCGCGGGACGGTGATGGAGAGGTGGCCGGAGCTGGACGCCGTGGTGACCGCTTCCCCGGCCCAGTAGtccccgctgccgccgccgccacggccgaAGCAGAAGTAGAAAGCCAGCAGGAGGGAGGCGAGCAGGACGAGGAAGCCGAGCGCGATGGCGATGGAGTAGCCGAGGCCCAGGCTGGAGAGCGAGGAGAGGAGGGACATCGCGGTGGtcttgccggcggcggcggcggcggaggtggcgaGTCCCTAGTGGCGAGGGCGCGGCGGAATGGCATTGGCGGAGCGCGCGCACGGTGGTGGTGGCTGGTGGATGCCTTGCCCTGGATCACTGGGTGCCGCGTGGGTGGGGGAGTAAATGTTGGAGGTGGCGTGGTGAAGTGGTGATATTTTGCTTTCCTTCCTCAACTCTCATCTCGCCTTGTCGCGGGGTTCAGAATTCAGATCTGGCGGGGTGGGTGCGCGGCTCGAGCGGCTGCATTTATTGCCGGGGAGCAGGGACGGCGAGGAGTaatggcggggacggggatgcTCTCTGTTCGTTCGTGCTCCGCAGCCTTGGCAGCTTGGCTGGCTCGGGCTGCGCTGGGAGTGGGAGATGGGGAAGGAGAACGACGAGTGACCGAGTGGGGGTGTGGCCGTGTGGCCGTGTGGGACGGAAACTTCTGCTGGGGGCCTGGCCGCCTGGGTCATCCGTCTGACCTCGGGCCACTGGTCAGCGGCGGCAATGTCAATTTTTGGAGGATTTCCTGTCGTGTTGTCGTCCGATCAACTGATGGTGTTGCGTAACCTTGTCGCTGGGTttttcatgactttttcagcctgttcgtttgttggtttcagtcagcccaaactagtcagtcaacagtatttttctctcacaataaaacagtaccagccagctcaaaccagcccaCAAACCAACGCGGGAAGGTTTCATTTGCAAGCCTGAAGAGCGAAGCGTACTCCCGTCGTGGCATCGGACTGCATAAATGCTACTATTATTACTTTCAACCTTGAAAAAACGATGACTTGTAAGGCCTTGTCAAAAGTTTACACCTTATC includes:
- the LOC136460979 gene encoding protein FAR1-RELATED SEQUENCE 5-like gives rise to the protein MSDLESLLEYNEIVKKLFANEEEGFQFYNNYGFEKGFSVRRSYCEWDNSHNEMTLRKFVCSRQGFREEKQLKRAIKKRKPRNITRVGCLAKFVIARDQITGHWYVKDFIDEHNHPMAPAELTCLLRSHRRISDEQKAEIVEMESSGIRKHKIMDILEMQYGGYDKVGCTTRDLYNFCHRYKAETIAVGDAQTVISYLTELQRRDSDFLFKYMVDGEGHLKGLFWCDSQCLLDYEAFGDVVVFDSTYKTNRYNLPLVPFVGVNHHRSTVIFGCGIISHENIESYVWLLSTFSEAMIQKHPISVITDGDLAMQRAIRLV
- the LOC136458946 gene encoding RING-H2 finger protein ATL67-like; translation: MSLLSSLSSLGLGYSIAIALGFLVLLASLLLAFYFCFGRGGGGSGDYWAGEAVTTASSSGHLSITVPRVLFVAEGSESPDDDAAYSSASAAVACSPVGLDAAAIASYPKVAFSSSRAAADADAMCSICLSEYRDGEMLRVMPECRHGFHVACLDAWLRRSASCPVCRSSPIPTPNATPLATPLSELVPLSQYAADRRRRR